In Oreochromis aureus strain Israel breed Guangdong linkage group 15, ZZ_aureus, whole genome shotgun sequence, a single genomic region encodes these proteins:
- the rps12 gene encoding 40S ribosomal protein S12 isoform X2, with the protein MAEEGSPAGGVMDVNTALPEVLKTALIHDGLARGIREAAKALDKRQAHLCVLAANCDEPMYVKLVEALCAEHQINLIKVDDNKKLGEWVGLCKIDREGKPRKVVGCSCVVVKDYGKESQAKDVIEEYFKSKK; encoded by the exons CAGTCCTGCCGGAGGTGTGATGGATGTCAACACCGCTCTACCTGAAGTGCTCAAGACCGCACTCATCCACGATGGCCTGGCCCGCGGTATCCGTGAGGCTGCCAAGGCTCTGGACAA ACGTCAGGCCCATCTCTGCGTCCTTGCTGCCAACTGCGACGAGCCTATGTACGTCAAGCTGGTGGAGGCCCTCTGCGCCGAGCATCAGATCAACCTCATCAAG GTTGATGACAACAAGAAGCTTGGTGAGTGGGTTGGTCTGTGCAAGATCGACCGCGAGGGTAAACCACGCAAGGTGGTGGGCTGCAGCTGCGTCGTTGTTAAG GATTATGGCAAGGAGTCCCAGGCCAAGGATGTCATTGAGGAATACTTCAAGTCCAAGAAATGA
- the rps12 gene encoding 40S ribosomal protein S12 isoform X1: MAEEGSSPAGGVMDVNTALPEVLKTALIHDGLARGIREAAKALDKRQAHLCVLAANCDEPMYVKLVEALCAEHQINLIKVDDNKKLGEWVGLCKIDREGKPRKVVGCSCVVVKDYGKESQAKDVIEEYFKSKK, from the exons CAGCAGTCCTGCCGGAGGTGTGATGGATGTCAACACCGCTCTACCTGAAGTGCTCAAGACCGCACTCATCCACGATGGCCTGGCCCGCGGTATCCGTGAGGCTGCCAAGGCTCTGGACAA ACGTCAGGCCCATCTCTGCGTCCTTGCTGCCAACTGCGACGAGCCTATGTACGTCAAGCTGGTGGAGGCCCTCTGCGCCGAGCATCAGATCAACCTCATCAAG GTTGATGACAACAAGAAGCTTGGTGAGTGGGTTGGTCTGTGCAAGATCGACCGCGAGGGTAAACCACGCAAGGTGGTGGGCTGCAGCTGCGTCGTTGTTAAG GATTATGGCAAGGAGTCCCAGGCCAAGGATGTCATTGAGGAATACTTCAAGTCCAAGAAATGA